Proteins found in one Larimichthys crocea isolate SSNF unplaced genomic scaffold, L_crocea_2.0 scaffold532, whole genome shotgun sequence genomic segment:
- the LOC104935440 gene encoding spectrin beta chain, non-erythrocytic 1 isoform X3, whose amino-acid sequence MEAESAQLQGNYNLLEGRFKQLQDEREAVQKKTFTKWVNSHLSRVSCRITDLYMDLRDGRMLIKLLEVLSGERLPKPTKGRMRIHCLENVDKALQFLKEQRVHLENMGSHDIVDGNHRLTLGLIWTIILRFQIQDISVETEDNKEKRSAKDALLLWCQMKTAGYPNVNIHNFTTSWRDGMAFNALIHKHRPDLIDFDKLKKSNAHYNLQNAFNLAEQHLGLTKLLDPEDISVDHPDEKSVITYVVTYYHYFSKMKALKVEGKRIGKVLDNAIETEKMIEKYESLASDLLEWIEQTIIILNNRKFANSLVGVQQQLQAFNTYRTVEKPPKFTEKGNLEVLLFTIQSKMRANNQKVYMPREGKLISDINKAWERLEKAEHERELALRTELIRQEKLEQLARRFDRKAAMRETWLSENQRLVSQDNFGFDLQAVEAATKKHEAIETDIAAYEERVQAVVAVAKELEVEHYHDIKRVAARKDNVIRLWEYLLELLKARRQRLEMNLGLQRVFQEMLYIMDWMDEMKMLLLSQDYGKHLLGVEDLLQKHTLVEADIAIQADRVKAVSTNANKYSVNDDGYKPCDPQVIQDRVSHLEFCYQELTQLAAERRARLEESRRLWKFFWEMAEEEGWIREKEQILSSVEHGKDLTGALRLLSQQRALEDEMSGRAGHLQHTIAEGQAMVEAGHFAATKIQERIADLQAQWAALEQLAVARKKRLEDALALHQFQADADDVDAWALDALRIVSSGETGHDEFSTQALVRKHKDAAAEVASYRPVIDSLHEQAASLPEEDAESEEVHGRLAGIEERYKEVSELTKLRKQALQDALALYKMFSEANACEVWIDEKELWLNSMEIPEKLEDLEVIQHRFESLEPEMNNQASRVAVVNQIARQLMHNGHPSEKDIKTQQDKLNNRWSQFRDLVDQKKESLNSALGVQNYHLDCNETKSWIKEKTKVIESTQELGNDLTGVMALQRKLTGMERDLAAIEDKLGDLRGEAQRLAEEHPDQAKAITGRLAEITAVWEEMKNTLKNREESLGEARKLQQFLRELDDFQSWLSRTQTAIASEDMPNTLAEAEKLMAQHDGIKNEIQNYEEDYQKMRDMGEMVTQGQTDAQYMFLRQRLQALDTGWNELHKMWENRQNLLSQSHAYQLFLRDTKQAEAFLNNQEYVLAHTEMPTTLEGAEAAIKKQEDFMTTMDANEDKINGVVEAGRRLASDGNINAERIQERVASIDDRHKKNREAAVELLMRLKDNRDLQKFLQDCQELSLWINEKMLTAQDMTYDEARNLHSKWLKHQAFMAELQSNKEWLDKIQKDGALLVSEKPETEAVVKEKLSALHAMWQDLESTTQTKAQCLFDANKAELFTQSCADLDKWMGGLEGQIQSDDYGKDLTSVNILLKKQQMLEKQVEVRQKEVVELQSQVQALGQEVKDTDEVDGRRQLVETKFQELLEPLRRRRNFLVASREVHQFNRDVEDEILWVQERFPVATSTDHGQNLQTVQLLIKKNQTLQKEIAGHQPRIDDIMERSESLLKDASSSGDVIRQRLADLQELWRQLTEEAELRHGRLEEAHKAQQYYFDAAEAEAWMSEQELYMMSEEKAKDELSAVTMQKKHQIVEQAVEDYAETVHQLSKTSRGLVADGHPESERISMRQSQVDKLYAGLKDLSEERRGKLDERLRLFQLNREVDDLEQWIAEREVVAGSHELGQDYEHVTMLQERFREFARDTGNIGQERVDAVNRLADELINTGHGDAATVAEWKDGLNEAWADLLELIDTRTQILAASFELHKFYHDAKEILGRIVDKQKKLPEEVGRDQNTVETLQRMHTTFEHDIQALGTQVRQLQEDAVRLQSAYAGDKADDIQRRESEVLEAWRSLLEACDGRRVRLLDTGDKFRFFSMVRDLMLWMEDVIRLIEAQENPRDVSSVELLMNNHQGIKAEIDARNDSFTACIELGKALLARKHYASEEIKDKLLQLTDKRKEMIDKWEDRWEWLRLILEVHQFSRDAGVAEAWLLGQEPYLSSREMGQSVDEVEKLIKRHEAFEKSAATWEERFSALERLTTLELLEVRRQQEEEERMRKPPSPEPPVIQQEEAEQQSRVVAQNGLSSDQDSPRDAVDAVDLVNGVAERSSKEPSPGGSPTIGRKSKSSQSSTLPSKNQDSMSSSQLEGLLHRKHEWEGHNKKASNRSWHNVYCVINNQEMGFYKDSKTAAQGVPYHNEVPISLKEATCDVASDYKKKKHVFKLRLTDGNEYLFQAKDEEEMSTWIQAILNANTDRTDVQSSNPGTPASGRAQTLPAAVMLTTESSPGKREKDKEKDKEKRFSLFSKKKQ is encoded by the exons ATGGAGGCGGAGTCTGCTCAGCTGCAGGGCAACTATAACCTGCTGGAGGGCCGATTCAAACAGCTGCAAG atgagCGGGAGGCGGTGCAGAAGAAGACCTTCACTAAGTGGGTCAACTCTCACCTGTCCAGAGTGTCGTGCAGGATCACCGACCTGTACATGGACCTGAGAGACGGACGCATGCTCATCAAACTGCTGGAGGTCCTGTCAGGAGAGAGACTg ccgAAGCCCACCAAAGGTCGGATGCGGATCCACTGTCTGGAGAACGTGGACAAGGCTCTGCAGTTCCTGAAGGAGCAGAGGGTCCACCTGGAGAACATGGGCTCTCATGACATCGTGGACGGGAACCACAGGCTGACGCTGGGCCTCATCTGGACCATCATCCTCCGCTTCCAG ATTCAGGACATCAGCGTGGAGACTGAAGACAACAAAGAGAAGAGATCAGCCAAAGAcgctctgctgctgtggtgtcaGATGAAGACGGCAGG GTATCCCAACGTAAACATCCACAACTTCACCACGAGCTGGAGAGACGGGATGGCCTTCAACGCTCTCATCCACAAACACAG GCCCGACCTGATCGACTTTGACAAGCTGAAGAAGTCCAACGCTCACTACAACCTGCAGAACGCTTTCAACCTGGCAGAACAACACCTGGGCCTCACCAAGCTGCTGGACCCAGAGG ataTCAGCGTGGACCATCCCGACGAGAAGTCCGTCATCACCTACGTGGTCACCTACTACCACTACTTCTCCAAGATGAAGGCTCTGAAGGTCGAAGGCAAACGCATTGGAAAg GTGTTGGATAACGCCATAGAGACGGAGAAGATGATCGAGAAGTACGAGTCCCTGGCCTCAGACCTGCTGGAGTGGATCGAGCagaccatcatcatcctcaacAACAGGAAGTTCGCCAACTCTCTGGTCGGagttcagcagcagcttcaggccTTCAACACCTACAGGACGGTGGAGAAGCCCCCAAA GTTCACGGAGAAGGGGAACCTGGAGGTTCTCCTCTTCACCATCCAGAGTAAAATGAGAGCCAACAACCAGAAGGTCTACATGCCGAGAGAGGGCAAGCTCATCTCCGACATCAACAAG GCTTGGGAGCGACTGGAGAAGGCGGAACACGAGAGGGAGTTGGCTCTGAGGACGGAGCTGATTCGTCAAGAGAAACTGGAACAACTTGCCAGACGCTTTGACCGCAAGGCAGCCATGAGAGAGACGTGGCTGAGTGAGAACCAGAGGCTGGTTTCACAG gACAACTTTGGATTCGACCTTCAGGCCGTCGAGGCGGCCACCAAGAAGCACGAGGCGATTGAGACGGACATCGCGGCGTACGAGGAGCGTGTCCAGGCTGTGGTTGCTGTGGCCAaggagctggaggtggagcACTACCACGACATCAAACGCGTTGCGGCCAGGAAGGACAACGTGATCCGGCTGTGGGAGTACCTGCTAGAGCTGCTGAAGGCCCGCAGACAGAGACTAGAGATGAACCTGGGCCTGCAGAGGGTCTTCCAGGAGATGCTCTACATCATGGACTGGATGGACGAGATGAAG aTGTTGCTGCTGTCTCAGGATTATGGGAAACATCTGCTCGGTGTGGAGGACTTGCTACAGAAACACACCCTGGTCGAGGCTGACATTGCCATCCAGGCTGACAGGGTCAAGGCAGTTTCCACCAACGCCAACAAATACTCCgtcaatgatgatg GCTACAAGCCCTGCGACCCGCAAGTCATTCAGGACCGGGTTTCCCACCTGGAGTTCTGCTACCAGGAGCTGACACAGCTTGCTGCTGAGCGCCGCGCCCGTCTGGAGGAGTCCCGCCGCCTCTGGAAGTTCTTTTGGGAgatggcggaggaggagggctggatCCGTGAGAAGGAGCAAATACTGTCCTCTGTCGAGCATGGCAAAGACCTGACAGGGGCGCTACGCCTCCTCAGCCAGCAACGTGCCCTAGAGGATGAGATGAGTGGTCGTGCTGGCCACCTCCAACACACCATTGCAGAGGGCCAGGCCATGGTGGAAGCTGGACACTTCGCCGCCACCAAGATTCAGGAGCGTATCGCTGACCTGCAGGCTCAGTGGGCGGCACTGGAGCAGCTGGCTGTGGCGAGGAAGAAGCGGCTGGAGGATGCTCTGGCACTGCACCAGTTCCAAGCTGATGCAGATGATGTTGACGCCTGGGCCCTGGACGCCCTGCGCATTGTCTCCAGCGGAGAGACGGGCCATGACGAGTTCTCCACGCAGGCTCTGGTCAGGAAGCACAAGGATGCCGCGGCCGAGGTGGCCAGCTACCGTCCAGTCATCGACTCACTTCACGAGCAGGCCGCCTCACTGCCTGAGGAGGATGCTGAGTCAGAGGAGGTGCACGGTCGGTTGGCCGGCATTGAGGAACGCTACAAGGAAGTGTCAGAACTGACGAAGCTGAGGAAGCAGGCGCTGCAGGATGCTCTGGCGCTCTACAAGATGTTCAGCGAGGCGAACGCTTGTGAGGTTTGGATCGACGAGAAGGAGCTGTGGCTGAACAGCATGGAAATCCCTGAAAAACTGGAGGACCTGGAGGTCATACAGCACAG GTTTGAGAGTCTGGAGCCTGAGATGAACAACCAGGCGTCTCGTGTTGCTGTGGTGAACCAGATTGCCCGGCAGCTGATGCACAATGGTCACCCTAGCGAAAAGGACATCAAGACCCAGCAGGACAAACTCAACAACAG GTGGAGCCAGTTCCGTGATCTGGTGGACCAGAAAAAGGAGTCCTTAAACTCAGCCCTGGGAGTGCAGAATTACCACCTTGACTGCAACGAGACCAAGTCCTGGATCAAAGAAAAGACCAAAGTCATCGAATCCACCCAGGAGCTGGGCAATGACCTCACCGGGGTCATGGCCCTGCAGCGCAAACTTACGGGTATGGAGCGTGACCTGGCCGCCATCGAGGACAAACTGGGTGATCTGCGAGGCGAGGCTCAGCGGCTGGCAGAGGAGCACCCCGACCAGGCCAAGGCCATTACAGGCCGTCTGGCTGAGATCACCGCCGTCTGGGAGGAAATGAAGAACACTCTGAAGAACCGCGAGGAGTCTCTGGGAGAGGCCAGGAAGCTGCAGCAGTTCCTGCGTGAGTTGGACGACTTCCAGTCCTGGTTGTCCCGCACTCAGACAGCTATCGCCTCCGAGGACATGCCCAACACGCTCGCTGAAGCCGAGAAGCTCATGGCCCAGCACGATGGGATCAAGAACGAAATCCAGAATTATGAGGAAGACTACCAGAAGATGCGGGACATGGGCGAGATGGTGACGCAGGGCCAGACGGACGCCCAGTACATGTTCCTGCGACAGCGGCTGCAGGCGCTCGACACCGGCTGGAACGAGCTGCACAAGATGTGGGAGAACCGGCAGAACCTGCTGTCCCAGTCCCACGCTTACCAGCTGTTCCTCAGGGACACCAAGCAGGCCGAGGCCTTCCTCAACAACCAG GAGTACGTCCTCGCTCACACTGAGATGCCCACCACGCTGGAGGGCGCCGAGGCCGCCATCAAGAAGCAGGAGGACTTCATGACCACGATGGACGCCAACGAGGACAAGATCAACGGCGTGGTGGAGGCCGGCAGGCGCTTGGCCAGCGATGGAAACATCAACGCCGAACGCATCCAGGAGAGAGTCGCCTCCATCGATGACAG GCACAAGAAGAACAGGGAGGCTGCAGTGGAGCTGCTGATGAGGCTGAAGGACAACAGAGACCTGCAGAAGTTCCTTCAGGACTGTCAGGAG ctgtcTCTGTGGATCAACGAGAAGATGCTCACGGCTCAGGACATGACCTACGACGAGGCCAGGAACCTGCACAGCAAGTGGCTCAAGCACCAGGCCTTCATGGCCGAGCTGCAGTCCAACAAAGAGTGGCTGGACAAGATCCAGAAG GACGGTGCGCTGCTGGTGTCGGAGAAGCCAGAGACGGAGGCGGTGGTGAAGGAGAAGCTGTCGGCGCTCCACGCCATGTGGCAGGACTTGGAGTCCACGACGCAGACGAAGGCTCAGTGTCTGTTCGACGCCAACAAGGCCGAGCTGTTCACGCAGAGCTGCGCCGACCTCGACAAGTGGATGGGAGGCCTCGAGGGTCAAATCCAGTCCGACGACTACGGCAAAGACCTGACGTCCGTCAACATCCTGCTCAAGAAACAGCAG ATGCTGGAGAAGCAGGTGGAGGTGCGTcagaaggaggtggtggagctgCAGAGCCAGGTGCAGGCTCTGGGTCAGGAGGTGAAGGACACTGATGAGGTGGACGGGCGGAGACAGCTGGTGGAGACGAAGTtccaggagctgctggagcCGCTGAGACGCCGCAGGAACTTCCTGGTGGCATCGAGAGAAGTTCACCAGTTCAACCGAGATGTCGAGGACGAGATC ctCTGGGTTCAGGAGAGGTTTCCTGTCGCCACGTCCACGGATCATGGTCAGAACTTGCAGACGGTTCAGCTGCTCATCAAGAAGAACCAG ACCCTTCAGAAGGAGATCGCAGGTCATCAGCCTCGTATTGATGACATCATGGAGCGCAGTGAGAGTCTGCTGAAGGACGCCTCGTCCAGTGGTGATGTCATCCGTCAGCGCCTGGCCGACCTGCAGGAACTGTGGCGGCAGCTGACGGAGGAGGCGGAGCTCCGTCACGGACGCCTGGAGGAGGCGCACAAAGCCCAGCAGTACTACTTCGATGCGGCCGAGGCCGAGGCGTGGATGAGCGAGCAGGAGCTGTACATGATGTCAGAGGAGAAGGCCAAG GACGAGCTGAGCGCCGTCACCATGCAGAAGAAGCATCAGATCGTGGAGCAGGCGGTGGAGGACTACGCCGAGACCGTCCACCAGCTGTCCAAGACCAGCAGAGGACTGGTGGCTGACGGACACCCCGAAAG tgagcgTATCAGCATGCGTCAGTCTCAGGTGGATAAGCTCTACGCTGGCCTGAAGGACCtatcagaggagaggaggggcaAGCTGGACGAGAGGCTCCGCCTCTTCCAGCTGAACCGTGAGGTCGATGACCTCGAGCAGTGGATCGCTGAGCGGGAGGTGGTGGCCGGGTCGCACGAGCTGGGACAGGACTACGAACACGTCACC ATGCTGCAGGAGCGTTTCCGGGAGTTCGCCCGGGACACCGGGAACATCGGCCAGGAGCGCGTGGACGCTGTCAACCGCCTGGCAGACGAGCTGATCAACACTGGCCATGGTGACGCAGCGACGGTGGCAGAGTGGAAAGACGGGCTGAACGAGGCCTGGGCCGACCTGCTGGAGCTCATCGACACCCGGACACAGATCCTCGCCGCCTCCTTCGAACTTCACAAGTTCTACCACGACGCCAAGGAGATCCTGGGACGGATTGTGGATAAGCAGAAGAAGCTGCCAGAGGAGGTGGGACGCGACCAGAACACGGTGGAGACGCTGCAGAGGATGCACACCACCTTCGAACACGACATCCAGGCCCTGGGAACACAG GTGAGGCAGCTGCAGGAGGACGCGGTGCGCCTTCAGTCGGCGTACGCCGGAGACAAAGCCGACGACATCCAGCGGAGGGAGAGCGAGGTGCTGGAAGCCTGGAGGAGTCTGCTGGAGGCCTGCGACGGACGCAGGGTCCGCCTCCTCGACACCGGGGACAAGTTCAGGTTCTTCAGCATGGTCCGAGACCTGATGCTGTGGATGGAGGATGTGATCCGGCTCATCGAAGCCCAGGAGAACCCCAG AGACGTGTCGTCAGTGGAGCTGCTCATGAACAACCATCAGGGCATCAAGGCCGAGATCGACGCCCGAAACGACAGCTTCACGGCCTGCATCGAGCTGGGCAAAGCCCTGCTGGCCCGAAAACACTACGCTTCAGAGGAG atTAAGgacaagctgctgcagctgaccGACAAGAGGAAAGAGATGATTGACAAGTGGGAGGACCGGTGGGAGTGGCTACGACTCA TCCTGGAGGTGCACCAGTTCTCGCGGGATGCGGGCGTGGCCGAGGCGTGGTTGCTGGGTCAGGAGCCGTACCTGTCCAGCAGGGAGATGGGTCAGAGCGTGGACGAGGTGGAGAAGCTCATCAAACGCCACGAGGCCTTCGAGAAGTCGGCCGCCACGTGGGAGGAGCGCTTCTCCGCTCTGGAGCGGCTGACTACG ctggagctgctggaggtgaggaggcagcaggaggaagaggagaggatgaggaagcCGCCGTCTCCCGAGCCGCCCGTCATTCAGCAGGAAGAGGCCGAACAGCAGAG cagggTCGTCGCTCAGAATGGACTGTCATCGGATCAGGACTCTCCTCGG GATGCCGTGGATGCTGTCGACCTGGTGAACGGCGTGGCCGAGCGGAGCTCCAAGGAGCCGAGTCCCGGAGGTTCCCCGACCATCGGCAGGAAGAGCAAAAGCAGCCAGTCATCCACGCTACCGTCCAAAAACCAAGACTCGATGTCCTCGTCGCAACTCGAGGGACTCCTGCACCGCAAACACGAGTGGGAGGGGCACAACAAGAAGGCGTCCAACAG ATCGTGGCACAACGTGTATTGTGTCATCAACAACCAGGAAATGGGTTTCTACAAAGACAGCAAGACGGCGGCTCAGGGAGTCCCGTACCACAACGAAGTACCCATCAGCCTAAAGGAGGCGACCTGTGATGTGGCGTCAgactacaagaagaagaagcacgTCTTCAAACTCCG aCTCACTGATGGAAACGAGTATCTGTTCCAAGCCAAAGACGAA GAGGAGATGAGCACCTGGATCCAGGCCATCCTGAATGCCAACACTGACCGCACCGACGTGCAGAGTAGTAACCCCGGAACACCGGCGTCTGGGCGCGCTCAGACGCTGCCGGCTGCCGTCATGCTCACTACCGAGTCGAGTCCCggcaagagagagaaggacaaaGAGAAGGACAAGGAGAAACGCTTCAGTCTGTTCAGCAAGAAGAAACAGTAG